In Bacteroidia bacterium, a genomic segment contains:
- a CDS encoding pyridoxal-dependent decarboxylase, translating to MNLSEFRKQAHLLVDWMTDYLENVETFPVKSQVEPRQIFHQLSPAPPFEGESMETIFEDFQRVIVPGITHWQSPGFFAYFQANSSPPSILAEMLTATLAAQCMIWDTSPAAAELEEMMINWLRDMCGLPHSWTGAIQSTASEATLCAMLSARERITDFRINESGFGPSDRIRIYCSSETHSSIEKGAKIAGFGRQNVVKIPVDLQLAMRPDALRKAIADDVAAGYQPGCVIASIGSTSTHAMDPIKEIGEICESLGIWFHIDAAHAGTAMILPEYRYLIDGIEKADSYVFNPHKWMLTNFDCTAYFVKDKGTLIRTFEILPEYLKTQHTSQTNNYRDWGIPLGRRFRALKLWFVIRSYGLAGLKEKVRNDINNSQHIADVIQARPDFELFIPPPLNLVCFRFKPEGNWSENQINEFNSQIVNQLNASGEIYITHTKIDGKYLIRLSIGQTNMTAAHVDRAWNLISTKAAEVLQSAHLSG from the coding sequence ATGAACCTTTCCGAATTTCGAAAACAAGCACATCTGTTGGTTGACTGGATGACCGACTATCTGGAAAATGTGGAGACCTTTCCTGTAAAATCTCAGGTGGAACCCAGACAGATTTTTCATCAGCTCTCCCCTGCGCCTCCTTTTGAAGGAGAATCCATGGAAACCATTTTCGAAGATTTTCAGCGGGTAATTGTGCCGGGCATTACGCATTGGCAAAGTCCGGGCTTTTTTGCCTACTTTCAGGCCAATTCCAGCCCGCCTTCCATCCTTGCTGAAATGCTCACTGCCACGCTGGCCGCTCAGTGTATGATCTGGGATACTTCTCCCGCGGCTGCAGAGCTGGAAGAAATGATGATCAACTGGCTGAGAGATATGTGCGGGCTCCCCCATTCGTGGACAGGGGCCATTCAGTCCACTGCATCTGAAGCTACGCTTTGCGCCATGCTTTCCGCCAGAGAGCGAATCACTGATTTCCGCATCAACGAATCTGGCTTTGGGCCCTCTGACCGGATCCGCATTTATTGCTCTTCCGAAACGCATTCCTCTATCGAAAAAGGCGCCAAAATCGCTGGTTTTGGTCGTCAAAATGTGGTGAAAATTCCGGTTGATCTCCAACTCGCCATGCGTCCCGATGCACTGAGAAAAGCGATTGCCGATGATGTCGCTGCAGGATACCAGCCGGGCTGTGTGATTGCTTCCATTGGTTCTACCAGTACGCATGCGATGGATCCGATAAAAGAAATCGGTGAAATCTGTGAATCGCTGGGAATATGGTTTCACATCGATGCGGCTCATGCAGGAACAGCCATGATATTACCGGAATACCGCTACCTGATAGATGGGATAGAAAAAGCTGACAGCTATGTTTTTAACCCGCACAAATGGATGCTGACCAATTTTGACTGCACCGCATATTTTGTCAAAGATAAAGGCACGCTTATCCGCACATTTGAGATTTTGCCCGAATACCTGAAAACCCAACATACTTCCCAAACCAACAACTACCGCGACTGGGGAATCCCTTTGGGCAGAAGATTTCGCGCCCTGAAACTATGGTTTGTTATTCGCTCATACGGCCTGGCTGGACTGAAAGAAAAAGTGCGTAACGATATCAACAACAGCCAACATATCGCAGATGTCATTCAGGCCAGGCCAGATTTTGAGCTATTTATTCCCCCACCCCTGAATCTGGTCTGTTTTCGATTTAAGCCTGAAGGCAATTGGTCTGAGAACCAAATCAATGAATTTAATTCTCAGATTGTCAACCAGTTAAATGCTTCCGGTGAAATCTATATTACGCATACAAAAATCGATGGCAAGTATTTAATTCGCCTTTCCATCGGACAAACAAACATGACGGCAGCTCATGTTGACCGGGCGTGGAACCTGATCAGTACAAAAGCTGCCGAAGTTCTTCAATCTGCACACCTGTCCGGATAA
- the pepT gene encoding peptidase T: MNISHTVTERFLRYVTIDTQSDPNSPTCPSTEKQKDLAKVLLAELTAMGIPDAEMDEFGYVYATIPPNTSKNVPVICLCSHMDTSPDSSGTNVKPILHRNYQGYAIALPDDPTVVIRPDDHPDLLSQIGNDIITASGTTLLGADNKSGVAAIMDAAHYFMTHPEEKRGKIRILFTPDEEIGRGADKVDMEKLGAQFGYTIDGETLGSLEDETFSADGAIITIYGVSAHPGFAKGKLESAIKIAGEILSRLPKQGLSPETTDDKQGFIHPVSVEGVVEKASIQFIIRDFDDKKLAEHEAILENIMHEVLKNYPSSRAELTVKAQYRNMKNVLDQFPHVVKYAEEAILRAGIKLKKRSIRGGTDGSRLSYMGLPCPNIFAGEHAFHSKEEWVSVQDMEKSVQTIIHLCKIWEEKS; the protein is encoded by the coding sequence ATGAATATCTCACATACCGTTACCGAGCGTTTCCTCCGATACGTAACCATTGACACACAGTCAGATCCAAATTCTCCAACCTGCCCATCCACAGAGAAACAAAAAGACCTTGCAAAGGTTCTCCTGGCAGAACTGACGGCCATGGGTATTCCTGATGCGGAAATGGATGAGTTTGGGTACGTTTATGCTACCATTCCCCCCAATACCTCCAAAAATGTTCCGGTCATCTGCCTGTGTTCACATATGGACACTTCGCCTGACTCCTCCGGCACAAATGTAAAACCGATCCTTCACCGCAACTACCAGGGGTATGCGATTGCCCTGCCCGATGATCCTACTGTTGTCATTCGCCCAGACGATCACCCCGACCTGCTATCGCAGATCGGCAACGATATCATCACCGCCAGCGGCACTACTCTGCTGGGGGCTGACAATAAATCAGGGGTAGCTGCTATTATGGATGCGGCACACTATTTTATGACGCATCCGGAAGAAAAAAGAGGAAAAATACGGATTCTCTTTACTCCTGATGAAGAAATCGGCAGAGGGGCAGATAAAGTCGATATGGAAAAACTGGGCGCTCAGTTTGGCTATACCATTGACGGTGAAACGCTGGGTTCCCTGGAAGATGAAACTTTTTCCGCTGACGGTGCGATCATCACCATTTATGGCGTAAGCGCTCACCCTGGATTTGCCAAAGGCAAACTGGAAAGCGCCATTAAAATTGCGGGCGAAATCCTGTCCCGCCTTCCCAAACAGGGTCTCTCACCGGAAACCACCGACGATAAGCAAGGTTTTATCCATCCTGTAAGTGTCGAAGGGGTAGTCGAAAAAGCTTCTATCCAGTTTATTATCCGTGACTTTGATGATAAAAAACTCGCAGAACACGAAGCCATTCTCGAAAATATCATGCATGAGGTTCTGAAAAACTACCCATCTTCCCGGGCAGAATTGACCGTCAAAGCTCAATACCGCAATATGAAGAATGTATTGGATCAGTTTCCACATGTGGTAAAATACGCCGAAGAAGCCATTTTAAGGGCAGGAATTAAGCTGAAAAAACGAAGCATCCGCGGGGGAACCGACGGGTCAAGACTTTCTTATATGGGTCTTCCCTGCCCCAATATATTTGCAGGAGAACATGCCTTCCACTCAAAAGAAGAATGGGTTTCGGTTCAGGATATGGAAAAATCGGTACAAACGATTATTCACCTGTGTAAAATCTGGGAAGAAAAAAGCTAA
- a CDS encoding GNAT family N-acetyltransferase: MFSIYSQRLTLIPLNTEQLLLLQKNRDLLTQSLGLNPSEIRMNAEIAAELNDAIPYWISHTSQYPERYMWFTHWEIVYTGKNESIGGIGMSSWPNHNGETMIGYVIDNRHHNQGIATEAVECLLDWMWQNPELRTVTADTPRDNYPSQRVLRKNGFEICGEDETLLHWRKRRHTGA, encoded by the coding sequence ATGTTTAGTATTTATTCTCAACGCCTTACCCTTATTCCATTAAATACGGAGCAGTTGTTGTTGCTTCAGAAAAATCGCGATCTCCTTACCCAATCACTGGGGCTAAATCCTTCCGAAATCCGGATGAATGCAGAAATAGCGGCAGAGTTGAACGATGCCATACCCTACTGGATTTCTCACACCAGTCAATATCCGGAGCGGTATATGTGGTTTACCCATTGGGAGATTGTATATACCGGGAAAAACGAATCCATTGGCGGAATAGGCATGAGTTCCTGGCCCAATCATAATGGCGAAACCATGATTGGTTATGTGATAGATAACCGGCATCACAATCAGGGAATCGCCACAGAAGCGGTTGAGTGTTTGCTGGATTGGATGTGGCAAAATCCTGAACTAAGGACCGTTACCGCAGATACACCCCGGGATAATTACCCGTCACAGCGGGTATTGCGAAAAAATGGCTTTGAAATATGCGGTGAAGATGAAACACTACTTCATTGGCGGAAAAGGCGCCATACGGGTGCTTAG
- a CDS encoding SusC/RagA family TonB-linked outer membrane protein, translated as MKNFLLLVTAFTLSLSFAWAQTTVSGRVTDGDSGEPLEGATVQVKGTTVGIFTDSQGKYSLRVPESGETLVFSFIGKAPLEVAINGRTTIDITMSGDELYLQEVVVTALGISRDKKALGYSVQDVKGGELTKARDGNVVNTLSGKIAGVQITSSSGNVGSSARVVIRGNASISGNNQPLFVVNGIPIDNGTYHGDDGYGSVDYGNAAMDINPEDIESVSVLKGPNAAALYGSRAANGVILITTKTGKGAQKGLGITYSGNFGFSNPLRLPDFQNEFGQGSGQQFWYVDGNYGGLNDGVDESWGPAFNTSINENDGIDNDGDGQTDEPGEGALMDQYQGKNLPWVAHPDNFKDLFQTGVSITNNVSIAASSEKLYSRLSFTNMDQTGMVPNTDIRRTSLNFSFGANLSEKLTTEGNITYTQTHSDNRPGTGYAGDNIVQQFIWSGRQIDINDLRDKWQTKDEFGNNYNWLHSYQNNPFYTLYKNVKPQTRDRINGYYAVKYQLTDWLRIKARVGDDLYRESRKRIFAKDTKDYPNGRFDEDLLYVNEMNSDVLVTADKQFGDLQLTVNLGANHMTRRYERNSVTVQALTVPEIYNVSNADGNPINDVYTSDKVINSVYGMASLAFKDFLFLDITGRNDWSSTLPVESNSYFYPSVNLSMVLSEAIAMPDFINFVKLRGGWAKVGSDTDPYQLNAVYNANTAWGGTPSFSLSNVLPPTALTPEFTSSLEVGLDVKLFQNRLGLDATYYQAATINQILPVDAAPSTGYTSQLINAGKIDNSGIELMLSLAPIRTTNFGWDIMVNFAKNKSVVRELPEGVDAIRLGRYWSLDLEAREGEAYGNFRGFSAKYDDKGNIILDGGLPVREATPSVLGTITPDWIGGIRNTIRYKNASLTFLVDVRKGSDIFSMTYMFGRYAGVLQESLEGRGSADEIKNGYVYDGVNADGTPNTSPMDAETWNVFYYQSLGGHDRSIFDGSFVKLREVNLTYDLPSSFLSKTPFGKLSVGAYGRNLWLIFSNIPHVDPETAFGNANGIQGFEFGQTPSARTVGFTVDATF; from the coding sequence ATGAAAAACTTTCTATTATTAGTGACTGCTTTCACGCTGTCGCTCAGTTTCGCATGGGCGCAGACGACAGTATCCGGCCGGGTTACCGATGGCGACAGCGGTGAACCATTGGAAGGAGCAACTGTCCAGGTGAAAGGTACAACGGTGGGGATTTTTACTGATTCCCAGGGTAAATATTCCCTTCGCGTACCAGAAAGTGGAGAAACGCTGGTTTTCTCATTTATCGGGAAAGCGCCTCTGGAAGTAGCAATTAATGGAAGAACAACCATTGACATTACAATGAGTGGCGATGAGTTGTATCTTCAGGAAGTAGTTGTTACTGCATTAGGTATATCCCGTGACAAAAAAGCCCTGGGCTATTCTGTTCAGGATGTAAAAGGTGGAGAGCTTACTAAAGCACGTGATGGTAATGTGGTCAACACACTTTCCGGAAAAATTGCCGGTGTACAAATTACCAGTTCTTCAGGTAATGTGGGTAGCTCTGCCCGCGTAGTTATCCGCGGAAATGCCTCTATCAGCGGAAACAATCAACCTTTGTTTGTAGTAAATGGAATTCCGATTGACAACGGAACCTATCATGGTGACGACGGTTACGGCAGCGTTGACTATGGAAATGCCGCGATGGACATTAACCCTGAAGACATTGAGTCGGTTTCCGTACTCAAAGGTCCGAATGCCGCAGCACTTTACGGCTCACGTGCTGCCAATGGGGTAATCCTGATCACGACCAAAACCGGCAAAGGTGCTCAGAAAGGCCTGGGTATCACCTATTCCGGCAACTTTGGTTTCTCCAATCCGCTTCGCCTTCCTGACTTTCAGAACGAGTTTGGTCAGGGCTCCGGCCAGCAGTTTTGGTATGTTGATGGCAACTACGGAGGCTTAAATGATGGTGTTGACGAAAGCTGGGGTCCTGCTTTCAACACATCTATTAATGAAAATGATGGAATTGACAATGATGGCGACGGCCAGACAGATGAACCCGGTGAAGGGGCTCTCATGGACCAGTATCAGGGTAAAAACCTCCCATGGGTGGCTCATCCTGACAACTTCAAAGATCTGTTTCAGACCGGTGTGAGCATCACCAACAACGTATCCATTGCGGCTTCCAGCGAAAAGCTGTATTCGCGTTTGTCATTTACGAATATGGATCAGACCGGTATGGTGCCTAATACCGACATCCGCCGAACCAGCCTCAACTTCAGCTTTGGTGCAAATCTTAGCGAAAAACTGACCACAGAAGGTAATATTACCTACACACAGACTCACTCCGACAACCGTCCGGGTACAGGGTATGCTGGTGACAACATCGTACAGCAGTTTATCTGGTCAGGTCGTCAGATTGATATCAATGACCTCCGCGATAAGTGGCAGACAAAAGATGAGTTTGGCAACAACTATAACTGGCTTCACAGTTATCAGAACAATCCGTTTTACACACTTTACAAAAACGTAAAACCACAGACCCGCGACCGTATCAACGGATATTATGCAGTTAAATACCAACTGACAGACTGGTTGCGGATCAAGGCGAGAGTAGGGGATGACCTGTACCGTGAAAGCCGTAAGCGTATCTTTGCCAAAGATACCAAAGACTATCCCAACGGTCGTTTTGATGAAGACCTGTTGTATGTCAATGAGATGAACAGCGATGTGCTGGTTACTGCCGACAAACAATTTGGCGACCTTCAGCTCACTGTTAACCTGGGTGCCAACCACATGACCCGCCGTTATGAGAGAAACTCTGTAACAGTTCAGGCGCTTACCGTTCCTGAAATTTACAACGTATCCAATGCTGATGGAAATCCTATCAACGATGTGTATACATCTGACAAAGTGATCAATTCAGTCTACGGAATGGCATCTCTTGCTTTTAAAGATTTCCTCTTTTTAGACATAACCGGCCGTAATGACTGGTCTTCGACCCTGCCGGTAGAAAGTAATTCTTACTTCTATCCATCGGTGAACCTGAGTATGGTGCTTTCAGAAGCGATTGCCATGCCTGATTTTATCAACTTTGTGAAGTTGCGCGGTGGCTGGGCCAAAGTGGGTTCTGATACCGATCCTTACCAGCTGAATGCGGTTTACAATGCGAATACAGCCTGGGGGGGTACACCCTCTTTCTCCCTCAGCAATGTATTGCCTCCTACGGCTCTTACGCCTGAGTTTACCTCTTCTCTGGAAGTGGGATTGGATGTGAAATTATTCCAGAACCGTTTGGGACTTGACGCTACCTATTATCAGGCGGCTACGATCAATCAGATTCTGCCAGTGGATGCTGCACCTTCTACCGGTTATACCAGCCAGCTCATTAATGCCGGCAAGATTGACAATAGCGGGATAGAACTTATGCTCAGCCTTGCGCCAATCCGCACTACCAATTTTGGATGGGACATTATGGTGAATTTCGCCAAAAACAAGTCTGTGGTAAGAGAGTTGCCCGAAGGCGTGGATGCCATTCGTCTGGGTCGTTACTGGTCTCTGGACCTCGAAGCACGTGAAGGCGAGGCTTACGGAAACTTCAGAGGGTTCTCCGCCAAATATGATGACAAAGGTAATATCATCCTCGATGGTGGTCTGCCGGTAAGAGAAGCTACCCCCAGTGTGCTGGGAACGATTACCCCAGACTGGATCGGTGGTATCCGCAATACCATTCGCTACAAGAATGCTTCACTTACCTTCCTGGTTGACGTAAGAAAAGGTAGTGATATCTTCTCTATGACCTATATGTTTGGTCGGTATGCAGGTGTATTACAGGAGTCTCTTGAGGGACGTGGTTCTGCTGACGAAATTAAAAATGGCTATGTATATGACGGTGTCAATGCTGACGGTACACCCAATACTTCTCCTATGGATGCAGAAACCTGGAATGTATTTTACTACCAGTCACTCGGAGGACATGACCGTTCCATTTTTGATGGTTCATTCGTTAAACTTCGTGAAGTTAACCTCACCTACGACCTGCCCTCCAGCTTCCTTTCCAAAACACCATTTGGCAAGCTAAGCGTAGGTGCATACGGACGTAACCTGTGGCTGATTTTCTCAAACATACCGCATGTTGATCCGGAAACAGCATTTGGAAATGCCAATGGAATCCAGGGATTTGAATTTGGTCAAACACCTTCCGCCCGCACCGTAGGTTTTACGGTTGATGCTACTTTCTGA
- a CDS encoding SusD/RagB family nutrient-binding outer membrane lipoprotein, translating to MKKFLYKLFFLVVVASVFPACTDNFAELNTNPNAPTDVPSTNILVSAITNSVSRIHGADMNMTYGGLWAQHYAKIQYIDEDYYSYRTANMDAHWTGLYVGPLLDLQTIIEKEGVGVNMKAASMTMKAHIFSVITDMWGDIPYFSALKGGEAIQPVYDSQQDIYNDLVAQLEQAAAMFDDNGDDLGAGDVLFGGDISSWRKLANSLRMRLLNRMAGVNPSAKATLESMLNAGVPVISSNDENASLVYIGDVSYSNPLYANKYLSGRNDHAISKTMVDLLSSLNDPRLAVYAKPTANDPTAYVGQPNGSVQPGDFGTISLIGPTFRDDPKGPSHIMTYAEVLFIKAEVQNDKQAYLDGIAAAMDMYGLAPDTDYITAAEAAFDANAVEAIANQRWIALFGNGCEAFSEYRRTGYPSTIQEVPGSVYPGKGVPLRFAYATTEFTTNGTNLASAISKQGVDDSGLFGAKMWWAK from the coding sequence ATGAAAAAGTTTTTGTATAAATTATTTTTCCTGGTGGTGGTTGCTTCGGTGTTTCCGGCTTGTACCGACAATTTTGCCGAGCTGAATACCAACCCCAATGCACCGACAGATGTACCTTCAACCAATATTTTGGTATCAGCCATTACCAATAGCGTGAGTCGGATTCACGGTGCTGATATGAACATGACCTACGGCGGTCTATGGGCTCAGCATTATGCGAAAATCCAGTATATCGATGAGGATTATTATTCTTATCGTACGGCTAATATGGATGCTCACTGGACAGGATTGTATGTAGGGCCATTGCTTGATCTTCAAACTATCATCGAAAAAGAAGGCGTCGGCGTTAATATGAAAGCTGCCTCCATGACGATGAAAGCGCACATTTTCAGTGTTATTACTGATATGTGGGGAGATATTCCTTATTTTTCTGCTTTGAAAGGTGGTGAAGCTATCCAGCCTGTATATGACTCCCAGCAGGATATCTATAACGATCTGGTTGCTCAGTTGGAACAAGCCGCTGCAATGTTTGACGACAATGGCGATGATCTGGGTGCCGGTGATGTTTTGTTTGGCGGGGATATCAGTAGCTGGCGTAAACTGGCCAATAGCCTCCGCATGCGTCTGCTCAACCGTATGGCTGGCGTAAATCCTTCCGCCAAAGCTACGCTTGAATCTATGCTGAATGCAGGTGTTCCTGTAATCTCCAGCAATGACGAGAATGCTTCATTGGTATATATAGGTGATGTTTCTTACTCCAATCCACTATATGCCAACAAGTATTTAAGTGGCAGAAATGACCACGCTATCAGTAAGACGATGGTTGATTTGTTGTCCAGCCTCAACGATCCCCGCTTAGCTGTATATGCTAAGCCTACCGCAAATGATCCGACTGCTTATGTTGGGCAGCCTAATGGTTCTGTTCAGCCGGGAGACTTTGGAACGATTTCACTTATCGGACCTACTTTCCGGGACGATCCTAAAGGCCCTTCCCATATCATGACTTACGCGGAGGTTCTTTTCATCAAAGCAGAAGTTCAGAATGACAAGCAGGCGTATCTTGACGGTATAGCCGCTGCCATGGATATGTACGGTCTTGCACCTGACACCGACTATATTACTGCTGCTGAAGCCGCTTTTGATGCAAATGCTGTAGAGGCGATAGCGAACCAGCGCTGGATTGCTCTGTTTGGAAATGGCTGTGAGGCTTTTTCAGAATATCGTCGTACTGGCTATCCTTCCACTATTCAGGAAGTACCCGGTTCTGTATATCCTGGAAAAGGAGTGCCCCTTCGTTTTGCGTATGCAACTACTGAGTTTACAACCAATGGAACCAATCTTGCCTCTGCGATCAGCAAGCAGGGAGTGGATGATTCCGGTTTGTTTGGTGCTAAAATGTGGTGGGCAAAATAG
- a CDS encoding alpha/beta hydrolase, with protein sequence MIPGKLLLAAFLVCLFSMNASAQEIPKNLLPLWKESPPDCVEAIETELVKDDRIGRRLSKVKIPGLDVFLPPDSIATGTGVIICPGGGYTILAWDWEGTDIAKWYNAQGIAAFILQYRLPHWMGEECRSTAALQDAQRAIRLVRSKAGEWKLNPDKIGIMGFSAGGHLASTAGTHFDRGIRDSKDPVDRVSCRPDFMVLMYPVITMDTSYAHMGSRKNLIGEDPSEKIADYFSNEKQITPETPPTILIHANDDKSVVPENSVNFYLNLRKNGVPAAMHIFTTGGHGFSLAKGKGPAEKWPGLVLDWMQELGF encoded by the coding sequence ATGATACCAGGAAAGTTGCTGTTGGCAGCTTTCCTGGTTTGTTTGTTTTCTATGAATGCCTCAGCACAGGAAATTCCCAAAAACCTTCTTCCCCTCTGGAAAGAAAGCCCGCCCGACTGTGTGGAGGCGATTGAAACAGAGCTTGTCAAGGACGACCGGATCGGCAGGCGACTCAGCAAGGTGAAAATCCCCGGACTGGATGTATTTCTCCCTCCCGACTCTATCGCTACGGGTACAGGGGTGATTATCTGTCCGGGCGGAGGTTACACGATCCTGGCCTGGGATTGGGAAGGCACAGACATTGCCAAATGGTACAATGCACAGGGCATCGCGGCATTTATTCTGCAGTATCGGCTGCCGCACTGGATGGGAGAAGAATGCAGAAGTACAGCTGCCCTGCAAGATGCACAGCGTGCGATCCGGCTGGTACGAAGTAAGGCAGGCGAATGGAAGCTAAACCCCGATAAAATCGGCATAATGGGATTCTCCGCAGGCGGTCACCTTGCCTCTACGGCAGGCACACATTTTGACAGAGGGATTCGCGACTCCAAAGACCCGGTAGACAGGGTAAGCTGTCGCCCTGACTTTATGGTTTTGATGTATCCGGTAATAACGATGGATACCAGCTATGCACATATGGGTTCGCGGAAAAATCTTATAGGCGAAGATCCTTCAGAAAAGATAGCCGACTATTTTTCCAATGAAAAACAAATTACCCCGGAAACGCCCCCTACGATTCTTATACATGCAAACGATGATAAGAGTGTGGTGCCGGAAAACAGTGTGAATTTTTATCTCAATCTCCGGAAAAATGGCGTGCCTGCTGCCATGCATATATTCACGACCGGAGGGCATGGATTTTCCCTTGCCAAAGGCAAAGGCCCGGCTGAAAAATGGCCTGGACTCGTACTTGACTGGATGCAAGAACTTGGATTCTGA